The following proteins are encoded in a genomic region of Gossypium hirsutum isolate 1008001.06 chromosome D05, Gossypium_hirsutum_v2.1, whole genome shotgun sequence:
- the LOC107946505 gene encoding anther-specific protein LAT52: MANISIIALLCFTICVSSSLNYSYGAAEENMQYMVVGHVYCDTCRVEFETKLSEPISGAVVKLECRNRTNEAITFQSKEIVTDNHGDYHVIVEGDYEESDCDVALVRSPRADCSDPTEAWRKSRVVLTTFDGLSGKLRFANNLGFKKDIALPQCTRILQEMGYYELSQEAGYFTTWSKL; encoded by the exons ATGGCAAATATTTCCATAATCGCCCTTCTCTGCTTCACCATTTGTGTTTCCTCCTCACTCAACTACTCCTATGGGGCTGCTGAAGAAAATATGCAGTATATGGTTGTAGGTCATGTTTACTGCGACACTTGCCGTGTTGAATTTGAGACCAAACTCAGCGAACCCATTAGTG GAGCAGTAGTGAAATTGGAATGTAGGAACCGTACGAACGAAGCGATTACCTTCCAGAGCAAAGAAATAGTGACGGACAATCACGGAGACTACCACGTCATAGTGGAAGGCGATTATGAGGAATCAGACTGCGACGTTGCTTTGGTGAGGAGTCCAAGGGCTGATTGCAGTGATCCCACCGAAGCGTGGAGAAAATCCAGGGTGGTTCTCACCACATTCGATGGTCTCAGCGGTAAACTCCGTTTTGCCAACAATCTTGGGTTTAAGAAGGACATAGCTCTTCCTCAGTGCACTCGAATTCTTCAAGAGATGGGCTATTATGAGCTTAGTCAAGAAGCTGGATACTTTACTACTTGGTCAAAACtataa